The stretch of DNA CGATCGGGGTTAGGCAGGACAGGGATCTTGGATGCTGCCCGTATTAGCTAACGGATTGGACGGCGAAAAACTCGCAGTGGAGCTGGTTGAGCAGGGAACGGTACATCACGTCTAGTTCGTCTACCGTTGCCGCGCCATCCAGGGCGATCGCTCCTTGGTGAGACGATTCTCCGTCAGGGTGGAGGGCAATCACTTGATCGGCCCCATCACGACAGGCCTTCTCGGTGTTGATCTGGGCGCTGGCCAGCATAGGAATCGTAGTGGCATCCTGATAGCGATCGCTACCTAGGGCATGGTGCGTGTGAATCAACTTAATGAGCTGGCGTTGCTTAAGCTCCAGCCCGACCCAGCCCGATAGCCAAGAATGGGTATGAATCAGCGGATAGAGAATGCCGGATTTACTTTGGTATTGAACAAATGCTTTGACAAAGTCTGGCAACACTTGATAAGTGTCATCGGCAGACAACGGTGCTGCTTCTCCAGCCATCAGTCGAATGGTGCGACATCCGTCCAGATGCTCAACCTCAGAGAGCTGCTCTGGATCGGTACATCGAGTGAACATATCCACCTGCCAACCCATTTGGGCTAGTCCTTCACCCAGCTTTTTCACATAAGCACTCTGAACACTAGCGATACCGTTTGTTGCCAACGTCGCTGGATCAGCATGGACGGAAATCAAGGCAACATGCCCTCTTCGTTTCGCTAACATAGTCTTTAAGTATGAATACTCACTAAGTTGAATCCCCCTAAGCTTACGCTGCTTGGGGACAAAAGGCATCAACCCAGAGACCTACTCCTTTAAGGCAAATTTAACGATTCCCCTCATGAGTCCCAAGATTTTCTGTGGCTCATTCACCGTCCTGATCAAGGTTGGCCGGCGTAGCATGATCGGTGTCGAGCTGAAGCTGATCTAGATTCCGCACCCCAGATGCCGCGTGATCCTCATGGGAATCGGTTTTAGTCGCTAGGCTCGATTCCTTGGATTTGACCTGCATCACAACCAAGGTCATGTCATCCTCGGCGGCGCGACCATGACCGATAAATCGCCAGATTTCATTAAAGAGATGGTCGAGGATGGCTTGGGGCCCCGAGCAATGGTGGCAGGCCCACTGGAAAGCAGCGGTGAGATTTTCTTCATCAAAGCGATCGCCCTGGCGGTTAGCCGCATCGGTGAAGCCATCGGTGTAGTAGATGAGCGTATCGCCTGGGTAGAGCTGGATTTGGGCATCGTAGTACTGGGTGTCTACATCCAGCCCAATCAACATGCCTAGGGTATCTAGCCGGCGAATTTTATTGGTTTCCGCTTGCCAGAGCAGGGGTGGATTGTGGGCGGCGTTGCTGTAGGACAGCACTTGGGTCTCGGTGTCGTATTCGGAATAGAACAGGGTCACAAAGCGATTGGAGTTTTCCAAGTCGCCATACATGACGTGGTTCAGGTGCTGCAAAATCCGGGCGGGGGAGTGGCCGTTGAGCACTTCAGCCCGCAACATGCCCCGCAGCATGGTCATAATCAAGCCAGCCGGGACACCTTTGCCCATCACGTCGCCAATAGCTAAACTCCAGCACTGAGACTCGGAGCGATCGCCCTTGCGAGGACGAATGCGATCGTAGTTGGCAGGAATGAAGTCGTAATAATCGCCACCGACCCGGTTGGCCGTTTGACAAAGGGCCGCCAGATCTACTCCTTCAATGGTGGGACAGTGGCGCGGCAAAAGCTGAAGCTGAATTTCTGCACCAATTTCTAGTTCGCGATCGAGGCGTTCTTTCTTGCGCAGTTCTGCCGTTAACTGATCGTTTTCAATCGCTACGGCGGTTTGGTCGGCCACCAGGCGAATCAGCTTTTGGCGGGTTTCCGTCCAGGCATAGTCTGGATCATGGCTAAAGACATAGAGCCGTCCCCGCTCTGCATTTTTGATGAGAATGGGGGAGCCAAAGAGGCGCACCTCTGGGCCCAAGAAATGGCTCACTTGGGCATCGAGCACTTCTGTAAGGTTCGGCAGCGGCAGGATCACCCGTCCAGAATTGCCCGTTGAGGCGGTGGTAATTTGGCGGGTGGCAGCCTCTAGGGCCCGGCGCACGTCTTGACATTGGCGTCCGTCCTGACAGTGCAGCCGTTCTAGACGCATCTGCCCATTGGGCTTGAGCAAAATCAACGCTCCGCCGTCGGCATCGGTCACCCGGCTAGCAATCAGCGGTGTGAGTTCTAAAAACTGGTTGAGGTTGTTGAAGCTCCGCAGCGCAAAACCTAGGGAACTGAGGAGGTCTTGAATTTTATTTTGTTCACGGTGGAGGCGCGAGACCAATTCCTTCAGCGCAAAGACAGGCGTCATCTCTGACGATGAATCGCCAGGAGGATCAGGAGGGCTTGGCTGTCTAGGAATGGGTGCAGCAGTCATGAACTTAACAACATCAACAGGAAGAATAGATGAACAAAGGATGGATGAGCGAAGGATACAAGCGGAGCGATCGCCCTCTGGCTCAAATGATGCTATGGACGGTAGATAGGCTACATCTCAGGAAGCTCAACCGATTCATAAGGTGACGACCCAGCCTTAGAATCCGAGCTTTGCGCCATCATACAGCAATGCTAAATGATTCTTGCTGAGAAAACCGGAGAACCAACATTTTTCATGACATTGAACATGACATTGAAACTGGTTCTAGATATGAGCGATGGATTGGATGCTTCAGTATAGTTCAGGCATGGTGATCTCTATCTCGCCGGTGGGGCACAGGTCAAGGCGATCAAAAAGGCAACCAAATGACGATTATTGATGCCTGAAGCAGCTTTGATTGCGAGAATGATAGTTATGCCCAGTATTGCTAGGATCTAGTACTCTGAGGCGGAAGTAACCCACCTAGTTGCTAAGGCGGGAAAGCTTGTTTGTCCTGGAATCCCTTTTCGTTCTTCTGTCTTCGTTCTTCTGTCTTCGTTCTTCTGTCTTGCAGTACTAGGCAGCTTGCCAAAAATGAAGGTGACCAGTTGAGACTGACCACCTTCATTAAAAAATCACAGACCGATCGCTTGTCAGGACTCTGATTTTTTCGTCTAAAATTATGCGGAACCCGGGACTTGAACCCGGAAGTCTTTGCAGACACTAGAACCTGAATCTAGCGCGTCTACCAATTCCGCCAGTTCCGCATCAGCTTTTGGCTGCGACTATCAATCATCGCTTGTCTTGAGGCATTCGTCAACCCAGTCAGGGGGGATTTTTTTTGAGTTTACCCATGATTAGGTTAAGGTTGAGTAAACCTTGAATCATGCTTCGTGGTCAGATCTGAGCCAAAGGGCGATCGCCTTTTGTTTCCTTGGTTTTTCTAAAATGTGATATTCAGATCTAGACATTTGGCTGCTTTTCGGTAGAATCAGAACCGAAATCTTCATAACCCTACATAATTTTTGGGAGGACAGACCCATCGCTCCTTCGTCCCGCTCATCTAACTCCGCTTCTAGTGCTGAATCTAGCAACGCGGTGCTTCACATTCAGGGTGGTGCTCGTCTATCCGGGCAGGCCCACGTCAGTGGTGCAAAAAACTCTGCGCTTGTTTTGTTGGCTGGTGCATTGTTATGCCCTCAGGATTGTCGTTTGCGCAATGTTCCTTCGCTGCTAGACATCGACCGCATGATGGAAATCCTAGCCACCCTGGGTGTCAAGGTTGAGCGGGACGGTACTGCATTGGTGATGAATGCCAGCCACATCTCCCAATCTAAGGCTCCCTACGAACTCGTGAGCCAGTTGCGCGCTAGCTTTTTCATCATCGGGCCTCTGCTAGCTCGGCTAGGCATTGCTCGGGTGCCCTTGCCCGGCGGCTGTGCCATCGGTGCTCGCCCGGTTGATCTCCATGTGCGCGGGTTGCAGGCCATGGGGGCCAATGTGCAAATCGATCGCGGTGTGGTTCATGCCTACATCCCAGGGGTGCGTAAACGGCTCCAGGGGGCACGCATCTACCTCGATTGCCCCAGTGTGGGCGCAACGGAAACCTTGATGATGGCTGCGACCCTGGCTGAGGGAGAAACCATCCTAGAGAATGCGGCCCAGGAGCCCGAGGTGGTGGATCTGGCCAACTTCTGTCGAGCGATGGGGGCCAAGATTCGCGGAGCTGGCACCAACACCATCGTGATTTCTGGTGTTCCTAGCTTACACACCACTGACTATGCCGTGATCCCAGACCGGATTGAGGCTGGAACGTTTTTGATCGCTGGGGCAATTACCCATTCCGATATCACCGTATCGCCTGTGGTGCCCGAGCATCTCACCGCCGTGATTGCCAAACTGCGCACGGTGGGTGCAACGGTGCTCGTGGAAGCGCCCAACCGGCTGCGGGTGATTGGGGCCGATCGCTATCGGGCCACTGACCTCAAAACCTTGCCCTACCCCGGTTTTCCCACGGATATGCAGGCTCAGTTCATGTCACTGCTGGCGCTAAGTGAAGGCAACAGCATTGTCATTGAGAATATCTTTGAAAACCGACTGCGCCACGTTGCGGAACTCAGCCGCATGGGGGCAGACATTCGCGTGGAGGGCAACACCGCGATTATCTGCGGTGTACCGAAGCTGTCTGGTGCGCCGGTGGTGGCGACCGATCTACGGGCTTCGGCGGCGCTGGTGTTGGCGGGCTTGGCGGCGGAGGGAACAACCACACTCCAAGGTTTGCAGCATCTCGATCGCGGCTATGACAACTTGGAATGGAAACTGAAGCAGTTGGGTGCTGATCTACGCCGTATTCATGGCGATGCAGAACCAGTCTTGACCTATGCTCCGGTGTAGCGATCGCCCTTAATCTCTAAGTCCATTGGGATTTGGCTGATCGACCCATACCCTCTTCCTATCTAGGGAGGGGGTTTTCCATTAGATATGGTGCAAGTGTGATGAAGCGCGGCAAGATGGAAGATAACGCACCTTTGATGTTGATATTGAGCTTTTTCCTACATACACCATGTCACAGTCTAGATTTCCCTCCGAGCTTCTCCTCAGCGCAGCAACCGTTCCGGTGCTCCTGGGCATCATGGGCGGCAAGCTGATGGCCGATGTCATGCTGAGTGTTGGGCAAGCTAGTGAAGAACTGTTTCGGGGCGATCGCTTGCCCGTTTTGCACAGAACCACGCCGCCGCCGTCTGAGTCCTAACCGGGGCGATCGCTCGGGCATCGCGCGGTGTTCGTTCTCTGGTGGACAAATGTAGCCCGCGATACGTTCTAGTCCGAAAAAATGTATCAAAATTGCCAAAATCTATGGGATATAGCCGGAATTTTGAGCATTTGCGGCTTCTGAGGGATACTAGATTTTGGCTTGGGTTCTACGGGCTGGGATGGCAATCATTCTGACCTGCAAGGGCGATCGCAGCTCCTATCCTTTGGCTATGGCATGACCATTCCAGCGCGGATGTATGCTAGGAGGCTAGACATGAGATGGCGATCGACTATTGTGAGCCTAGGGCTTTGGGATCCTGTTGCCGCAGGCTAAGGGTACTGGCATGATCAGTGCAGGGTTGATAGACCAACCGTCGTTGGCTTTGCCGTTGAAGACCGCCTCGGCCTTAGGGACGTCCCATACAATTATCGAGTATTACCGCTAGGACAGACTATGAGTTCATCTCCTCACCCCTCAGATGATGCGTTTCGTTCCGGTACAGTGGTCGAACCATCTACACCTCCCGCTAGCGATCTTTCTCCAACCTCCACATCGGATCTTCTCTTTCGGCATCGCCTGAGGGTTGTAGAAGATTTATGGGAACAGGTGCTACAGCAGGAGTGCGGCCATGAAACCGTGGCATTGCTTCAGACCTTGAGGTCGGTCTGTTCTCCAGAAGAAGCGGTGATTGAAGGCGCACCTAAGGTGATTGACCTAATCGAACGCTTAGACCTCACAGAAGCTATTCGTGCGTCTCGCGCCTTTGCGCTGTACTTTCAACTGATTAACATTGTCGAGCAGCATTACGAGCAGCGAGGGCAGCAAGAGCAATACCGAGAAGCGACTCAGCGCTACGCTACCCTGCGCAATGGGGAACAGGAAGGCAACGTTCCTAGCCTAGCCCGTACCTATGCCCAGCAGGCCAGCGCCCGTAGTGCGGCGGCAGAACGCGGCACCCAGGCTGAAATTTTAGAGAAAAGCCTGCAGGATTCGGTGATGGCTCCTCGGGAGGCCCGCACCCTACAGGGATTATTTCCCCAGCTTTTCCAGCTCAACGTTCCGCCTCGGCAAATTCAAACCCTGATCGACAACCTCGATGTGCGGCTGGTGTTTACGGCCCACCCCACGGAAATTGTGCGGCATACCATTCGCGATAAGCAGCGCCGCATTGACCGAATTTTGCGCCAGCTCGATCAAATTGAAGAACGGCTGCCCTCGATCGCTTCCTCGTCGTCCCAGGAAATGGTGGATTTGTGGGAAGAACTGACGGAAGAAATCCGCCTATGGTGGCGTACGGATGAGCTGCACCAGTTCAAGCCTACGGTGTTAGACGAAGTAGACCATACCCTGCACTATTTTGATGAAGTGCTGTTTGAGGTAGTGCCCAAGCTCTACCAACGGTTTTGTAAATCCCTCAGCGATACCTTTCCTCGGCTGCGGCCACCCCGCTATAACTTTTGCCAGTTTGGCTCGTGGGTTGGATCAGACCGCGATGGCAACCCGTCGGTGACGCCGGAGGTGACCTGGAAGACGGCTTGCTATCAGCGCAACTTGGTGATTTCCAAGTACATTGGCTCGATAGATCACTTGACGCAGTTGCTTAGCCTGTCGCTGCATTGGAGTGATGTCTTGCCTGACCTGCTCGATTCCCTAGAGCAGGATCAAATGCATATGCCGGATGTGTATGAGCAGCTTGCCATTCGCTATCGCCAGGAGCCCTATCGCCTCAAGCTGGCCTACATCAAAAAGCGGCTGGAAAATACTCGCGATCGCAGCCTGCAACTGTATGAGGGTGACTGCTTCCAAGATGAGCATCCGATTCTCAATCCTGCGATTATCTATCGGTCGGGGCAGGAACTCTTAGCTGAACTCCATCTGATTCAGCGTAATTTGACCGAAACAGGCCTGAGCTGCCAGTGGCTCGATAGTCTGATCTGCCAGGTGGAAATTTATGGGTTCAACCTAGCTCGTTTGGATATTCGTCAGGAAAGCTCGCGCCATTCTGACGCGCTGCATGAGATTGCTGAGTATTTACAGGTTTTGCCGCGCCCCTACGATGAACTGCCGGAGCATGAACGGATCGGCTGGCTGGTGCAGGAGCTGAAAACTCGGCGTCCTTTGGTGCCGACGGAGCTACCTTTCTCTGAAAAAGTGTGCGAAACGATTCGTACGTTTCGCATGGTGCGTAAACTCCACCAAGAGTTTGGCCCCGAGATCTGTGAGACCTATGTGATCAGCATGAGCCACCATGTGAGCGATCTGCTGGAGGTGCTGCTGTTGGCGAAGGAAGCAGGGCTCTATGATCCTGCCCTCGGTGCGGGTTGCTTGAATGTGGTGCCGTTGTTTGAAACGGTGGAGGATCTCAAGCGGGCTCCGGCGGTTATGCGCCAGCTATTTGAGCTGCCGCTTTACCGTGCCTTGCTGGCTGGGGGCTATGAGGCGATGGCTGCAGAGGCTGCTTCCCGTAGTCATGAGGCGGAGATGAATGGATCGGCCCATGCCACCTCGATTCCTGCACCCCAGGGCGATCGCCCCATGGTGTCTCTCCAAGAAGTGATGCTGGGCTACTCGGATAGCAACAAAGATTCCGGCTTTTTGAGCAGTAACTGGGAAATCCACAAGGCCCAGCAAGCGCTCCAGCAAATTGCCGAGGGCTATGGTGTTTCCCTGCGCATCTTCCATGGGCGGGGTGGCTCGGTGGGGCGGGGCGGTGGCCCCGCCTATGAAGCAATCTTGGCCCAGCCGGGACGCAGTATTGCCGGTCGCATCAAAATTACGGAACAGGGCGAGGTGCTGGCCTCAAAATACAACCTGCCCGACTTGGCGTTGTATAACCTAGAAACCATCACCACGGCGGTGGTGCAGGCTAGCTTGCTGCGCAATGGGTTTGATGACATCGAACCCTGGCGCGAAATTATGGAAGATCTGGCGGCGCGATCGCGGGAGCACTATCGCGGGCTGATTTACGAACAGCCGGACTTCATCGACTTTTTCCATCAGGTGACGCCGATTGAAGAAATTAGTCAGCTTCAGATCAGCTCTCGTCCAGCCCGGCGGGGCGGTAAAAAGGGGTTGAGTAATCTGCGGGCGATTCCTTGGGTGTTTAGCTGGACGCAGACGCGCTTCCTGTTGCCCTCGTGGTATGGCGTGGGTACCGCTTTGCAGGACTTCCTAGAGCAAGCTCCGGAAGAGCATCTGAAGCTATTGCGCTATTTTTACTACAAGTGGTCTTTCTTCCGCATGGTGGTGTCGAAGGTGGAGATGACCTTGTCGAAGGTTGACTTGGACATTGCCCATCATTATGTGAAGGAGTTGACGCCGCCGGAAGATCGCGATCGCTTCAATCGAGTCTTTGAGCAGATTGCTAGCGAATACTACCTCACCCGTGATTTGGTGTTGGCGATTACGGGGCATGAACGGCTGCTAGACGGCGATCCTGAGCTCCAGCGATCGGTGCAGCTTCGCAACAGCACCATTTTGCCCCTCGGCTTCCTGCAGGTGGCCTTGCTGAAACGGCTGCGGCAGCATAAGACCGATACCCAGTCTGGGGTGGTGCGATCGCGCTATAGTCGCGGTGAGCTGCTGCGGGGGGCACTGTTGACCATCAACGGCATCGCTGCCGGAATGCGCAATACGGGCTGATGCCTGCTCCAAGACCAAGGCGATCGCCCTTGAGTAGGGAACTGGAACACGGGGGGCGATCGCGGTTGAAACAGTTCTCTACCGCTGTGGATAGCGTTAGGTGATGCTAACAGGACTCCACGATCTACCCATCAGGTTGCGCGATCGCTGCATTATCATAGAACAGCCAACGTTGTTCCTCTCAAATTGTCAAATCCTCGGGACGAACGACGGCTCTGGCTATAGGATATAAGTTCAAACCTGTTAGGGTCGTTGGTGAGCCGATAATCTCATGCTGTGTTGCCTCAACCCTCAATGCTCAACTCCTCACAACACAGATGACGCGACTCAGTGCGCCAACTGTGGACAGCCACTGGTGACCTCTCTGCGGGGGCACTATCGTCCTGTGCAGCTTTTGGGACAGGGAGGATTTGGGCGTACCTATTTGGCAACGGATCAGGATCGCTTGGGCACCCGCTGTGTGATCAAGCAATTTTCGCCCAGGGTGCAGGGCACGAGGTCGCACCAAAAGGCGGTGCGCTTGTTTAACCAAGAGGCGGTACGGCTGCATGAGCTGGGTGAACATCCTCAAATTCCCAATCTGCTGGCCTATTTCGAACAAGACGGCTATCTTTACCTCATTCAGCAGTTCATCAAAGGGCAAAATCTGTCTCAATTGGTGCGGCGGCAGGGCAGTTTTTCTGAGCCCCAACTGCGCGAGGCCCTGCTCGATATTTTGCCGGTGCTGACGTTTGTGCATGACCATCAGGTGATCCACCGCGATATCACCCCCATGAATATTCTGCAGCGGCAGGTGGACAATCGCTTGGTGTTGATTGATTTTGGGGTGGCGAAACAAATTTCCGAAGCTACCGACAACCTCACCGGCACCCGCATTGGTACGGAGGGCTATGCACCCCTCGAACAATTTCGCAGTGGGCGCGCTTATCCTGCCAGTGATCTCTACAGTCTAGGTGCCACCTGTTTATACCTGCTAACGCAAACTCGTCCTGATAGTCTCTACGACCCCCTTGCGGGACGATGGATCTGGCGAGAGTATCTGGTGCGGCAGGAGAAAAGCATTAGCGATCGCTTGGCGGCAGTGCTAGAGCGGATGCTGAAGGATCTCGTCACTGAGCGCTACCAGTCTGCCACGGAGGTGATTCAAGATCTAACCCGAGTGGTGGTGGGGAGTCCGGTGCCGCCACCGCCCCGCTGGCGAGCTGCTAGCCCAGGGATGCCGTCAGGATCAGCGATCGCTTCCCCTCCCACAGCTCCTCCCTTAGCCGAAGACACGATCTCCTCCGTGCCCACCTCCATCTCTGGGATGCCGTCGGGTGCTCCCTCGGGCTCATCCCCAGCCTCTCGTCCTCCCACCTCTGGCCCCACGGAGCAAGGCTGTTTGCATGTCCTAGAAGGGCATTCATCTTGGGTGACGGGCATTGCCCTCAGTCCTGATCAGCGCATCGTGGCTAGCAGCGGTTTGGATGACACCATTTACCTCTGGGATGCGTTTACGGGGCGGAGTATGGCCAAGCTGACCGGCCATGCCCGAGGCGTGAATGTGGTGATCGTTAGTCCCGATGGTACAACTCTGCTTAGCGGTAGTGATGATTACACCATTAAAGAATGGAATCTGAGCACGGGTAACCTGATTCGTACCTTGAAGGGGCACTCGCGGGATGTGAATGCCTTGGCAATTAGCGCCAATGGTAAGCTGCTGGCCAGCGGTGGCGAAGATCGGACGATCAAGCTATGGCAGATGGGTACGGGCACATTACTCAAGACCTTGGTGGGGGTTGCAGGCATGATTAAGTCTGTCGCCATGAGTCCCGATAACAGTGTTTTGGTCAGCGGTGGGTTTGATAACAAAATTAAGTTCTGGAGCCTGAGGACAGGCGAGCAGCTCAAATCTTGGGTGGCTCACCATAATTCGGTGAATGCGGTGGCGGTAAGTCCAGATAGTAAGCTGTTGGCTAGCGGCAGCAAAGATCGCACGGTACGTCTTTGGGATCTGGCCACCGGTCGGTTGCTGCACACCATGGCGGGGCATAATCGAGATGTCAACACGCTGGTGTTTAGTCCTGATGGACGGATGGTGGTGACGGGAAGTAGTGATGCCACCTTGAAGTTTTGGGATGTGCGGGATGGTTCTTTGTTGCGATCGCGTCGGGCTCATTTAGATTCGGTGAATGCGATCGCCCTCAGTGGGGATGGCAAGATTCTCGTGAGCGGTGGTTCTGACAAGATGGTCAAAATTTGGCAAGTCGCTGATTTGCTATGACCCAGGGATGATCTAGTCATCCCCAAGCGATCTGCAAGTGATCTGCAACTGATCCTCTGGCGATCGCCCCTGTCTAACCGGTTCAAGATTTAAGGTGATGGTGCATAACGTCTGATGACTGAAGCTATAGACGCCGTAAAAACGTCTCCGACCTGGCGGTTGATTCCCCATTTACAAGCACCAGGCTCGGTGCAGATGGCCATCGATCGCTGGCTGCTGGAGCAGCATCGTGCCGGACATCATCCCCCGGCGCTGCGGTTTTATACCTGGTCTCCCCCGGCGATTTCTGTGGGCTATCACCAACGGCAGCTTCCCGATCATTGGGCAACGCTGCGCTGGCAGGATGCTCCGCTGGCGGTGGTGCGCCGTCCTTCCGGTGGGCGAGCGGTGCTGCATCAGGGTGATCTCACCTATGCGATGGTGACTTCTGGGCTGAAGGGCGATCGCTCCACGGTCTATCGCACGCTTTGTGAGGTTTTGATCCAAGGATGGCGATCCCTGGGAGTTGCTTTGCACTACGGTGATGCCCAGGGCGGCTATCATCAGCATACGAACTGCTTTAGCCTAGCTACAGCGGCAGACCTGATCACCGCCAGCGGCACTAAGATGATTGGCAGTGCTCAACTGCGGCGAGGGGCGGCCATTCTCCAGCATGGCTCCATGCGCCTCCATCCCGATATCGCCCTAGCGCAGCAGGTCTTTCTCCTGGATAAGCTGGGTGACGAACAACCTCTTTTGCCTGCACCGCTGCAATCCCTAGCCGATGATGTTCTACGCCGGGTGATTAGTCATGCCCTCGCCCAAGCAGCGGAGGCTGTGTTGAATATTCAGCTCCAGGAACAACCCTTGACCATGGCGGAGTGGGAGCAGATCATGGCTGAGCATGATGCAGCTATCTCAGGAGATGGGACGGCAACTGTGCCTGATCAGACCTCAGACTAGAGCTGGATTATAGGACTAGAGACCGAGCTCCACGGCCACGTTG from Leptolyngbya sp. CCY15150 encodes:
- the murA gene encoding UDP-N-acetylglucosamine 1-carboxyvinyltransferase — encoded protein: MAPSSRSSNSASSAESSNAVLHIQGGARLSGQAHVSGAKNSALVLLAGALLCPQDCRLRNVPSLLDIDRMMEILATLGVKVERDGTALVMNASHISQSKAPYELVSQLRASFFIIGPLLARLGIARVPLPGGCAIGARPVDLHVRGLQAMGANVQIDRGVVHAYIPGVRKRLQGARIYLDCPSVGATETLMMAATLAEGETILENAAQEPEVVDLANFCRAMGAKIRGAGTNTIVISGVPSLHTTDYAVIPDRIEAGTFLIAGAITHSDITVSPVVPEHLTAVIAKLRTVGATVLVEAPNRLRVIGADRYRATDLKTLPYPGFPTDMQAQFMSLLALSEGNSIVIENIFENRLRHVAELSRMGADIRVEGNTAIICGVPKLSGAPVVATDLRASAALVLAGLAAEGTTTLQGLQHLDRGYDNLEWKLKQLGADLRRIHGDAEPVLTYAPV
- a CDS encoding serine/threonine-protein kinase, producing the protein MLCCLNPQCSTPHNTDDATQCANCGQPLVTSLRGHYRPVQLLGQGGFGRTYLATDQDRLGTRCVIKQFSPRVQGTRSHQKAVRLFNQEAVRLHELGEHPQIPNLLAYFEQDGYLYLIQQFIKGQNLSQLVRRQGSFSEPQLREALLDILPVLTFVHDHQVIHRDITPMNILQRQVDNRLVLIDFGVAKQISEATDNLTGTRIGTEGYAPLEQFRSGRAYPASDLYSLGATCLYLLTQTRPDSLYDPLAGRWIWREYLVRQEKSISDRLAAVLERMLKDLVTERYQSATEVIQDLTRVVVGSPVPPPPRWRAASPGMPSGSAIASPPTAPPLAEDTISSVPTSISGMPSGAPSGSSPASRPPTSGPTEQGCLHVLEGHSSWVTGIALSPDQRIVASSGLDDTIYLWDAFTGRSMAKLTGHARGVNVVIVSPDGTTLLSGSDDYTIKEWNLSTGNLIRTLKGHSRDVNALAISANGKLLASGGEDRTIKLWQMGTGTLLKTLVGVAGMIKSVAMSPDNSVLVSGGFDNKIKFWSLRTGEQLKSWVAHHNSVNAVAVSPDSKLLASGSKDRTVRLWDLATGRLLHTMAGHNRDVNTLVFSPDGRMVVTGSSDATLKFWDVRDGSLLRSRRAHLDSVNAIALSGDGKILVSGGSDKMVKIWQVADLL
- a CDS encoding glycosyltransferase encodes the protein MLAKRRGHVALISVHADPATLATNGIASVQSAYVKKLGEGLAQMGWQVDMFTRCTDPEQLSEVEHLDGCRTIRLMAGEAAPLSADDTYQVLPDFVKAFVQYQSKSGILYPLIHTHSWLSGWVGLELKQRQLIKLIHTHHALGSDRYQDATTIPMLASAQINTEKACRDGADQVIALHPDGESSHQGAIALDGAATVDELDVMYRSLLNQLHCEFFAVQSVS
- a CDS encoding biotin/lipoate A/B protein ligase family protein, which translates into the protein MTEAIDAVKTSPTWRLIPHLQAPGSVQMAIDRWLLEQHRAGHHPPALRFYTWSPPAISVGYHQRQLPDHWATLRWQDAPLAVVRRPSGGRAVLHQGDLTYAMVTSGLKGDRSTVYRTLCEVLIQGWRSLGVALHYGDAQGGYHQHTNCFSLATAADLITASGTKMIGSAQLRRGAAILQHGSMRLHPDIALAQQVFLLDKLGDEQPLLPAPLQSLADDVLRRVISHALAQAAEAVLNIQLQEQPLTMAEWEQIMAEHDAAISGDGTATVPDQTSD
- a CDS encoding phosphoenolpyruvate carboxylase, translating into MSSSPHPSDDAFRSGTVVEPSTPPASDLSPTSTSDLLFRHRLRVVEDLWEQVLQQECGHETVALLQTLRSVCSPEEAVIEGAPKVIDLIERLDLTEAIRASRAFALYFQLINIVEQHYEQRGQQEQYREATQRYATLRNGEQEGNVPSLARTYAQQASARSAAAERGTQAEILEKSLQDSVMAPREARTLQGLFPQLFQLNVPPRQIQTLIDNLDVRLVFTAHPTEIVRHTIRDKQRRIDRILRQLDQIEERLPSIASSSSQEMVDLWEELTEEIRLWWRTDELHQFKPTVLDEVDHTLHYFDEVLFEVVPKLYQRFCKSLSDTFPRLRPPRYNFCQFGSWVGSDRDGNPSVTPEVTWKTACYQRNLVISKYIGSIDHLTQLLSLSLHWSDVLPDLLDSLEQDQMHMPDVYEQLAIRYRQEPYRLKLAYIKKRLENTRDRSLQLYEGDCFQDEHPILNPAIIYRSGQELLAELHLIQRNLTETGLSCQWLDSLICQVEIYGFNLARLDIRQESSRHSDALHEIAEYLQVLPRPYDELPEHERIGWLVQELKTRRPLVPTELPFSEKVCETIRTFRMVRKLHQEFGPEICETYVISMSHHVSDLLEVLLLAKEAGLYDPALGAGCLNVVPLFETVEDLKRAPAVMRQLFELPLYRALLAGGYEAMAAEAASRSHEAEMNGSAHATSIPAPQGDRPMVSLQEVMLGYSDSNKDSGFLSSNWEIHKAQQALQQIAEGYGVSLRIFHGRGGSVGRGGGPAYEAILAQPGRSIAGRIKITEQGEVLASKYNLPDLALYNLETITTAVVQASLLRNGFDDIEPWREIMEDLAARSREHYRGLIYEQPDFIDFFHQVTPIEEISQLQISSRPARRGGKKGLSNLRAIPWVFSWTQTRFLLPSWYGVGTALQDFLEQAPEEHLKLLRYFYYKWSFFRMVVSKVEMTLSKVDLDIAHHYVKELTPPEDRDRFNRVFEQIASEYYLTRDLVLAITGHERLLDGDPELQRSVQLRNSTILPLGFLQVALLKRLRQHKTDTQSGVVRSRYSRGELLRGALLTINGIAAGMRNTG
- a CDS encoding PP2C family protein-serine/threonine phosphatase; the encoded protein is MTAAPIPRQPSPPDPPGDSSSEMTPVFALKELVSRLHREQNKIQDLLSSLGFALRSFNNLNQFLELTPLIASRVTDADGGALILLKPNGQMRLERLHCQDGRQCQDVRRALEAATRQITTASTGNSGRVILPLPNLTEVLDAQVSHFLGPEVRLFGSPILIKNAERGRLYVFSHDPDYAWTETRQKLIRLVADQTAVAIENDQLTAELRKKERLDRELEIGAEIQLQLLPRHCPTIEGVDLAALCQTANRVGGDYYDFIPANYDRIRPRKGDRSESQCWSLAIGDVMGKGVPAGLIMTMLRGMLRAEVLNGHSPARILQHLNHVMYGDLENSNRFVTLFYSEYDTETQVLSYSNAAHNPPLLWQAETNKIRRLDTLGMLIGLDVDTQYYDAQIQLYPGDTLIYYTDGFTDAANRQGDRFDEENLTAAFQWACHHCSGPQAILDHLFNEIWRFIGHGRAAEDDMTLVVMQVKSKESSLATKTDSHEDHAASGVRNLDQLQLDTDHATPANLDQDGE